The following is a genomic window from Caldisalinibacter kiritimatiensis.
AGTAGGAGACGATACTGCACTCTTTTCTTTATTGACTTTGAGTTTTAGTTTGTATTTAAGGAATTTAGTTATGCTTTCTAAGACCCTTTTTCCTGCTCTAATGCTCTTAACATAAATATTGCAATCATCGGCATATCTACAAAATTTATGTCCTCTTCTTTCTAATTCTTTGTCTAGTTCATCCAATAGTATATTGCT
Proteins encoded in this region:
- a CDS encoding reverse transcriptase domain-containing protein translates to KIKDKRVLKLIRKYLNSGVILKDMLVKTEEGAPQGGPLSPLLSNILLDELDKELERRGHKFCRYADDCNIYVKSIRAGKRVLESITKFLKYKLKLKVNKEKSAVSSPT